Proteins encoded within one genomic window of Brenneria nigrifluens DSM 30175 = ATCC 13028:
- the terL gene encoding phage terminase large subunit, with the protein MANLLEWEDLDFPARVALKSKSEKSFLNFTRLWFEVLQGERMMVNWHHRLMSSKIDELINGKLRPRNLIVNIPPGGTKTEFFSVHLPAYINTLVQIKRLRRFRNLNISFADTLVKRNSRRTRDIIASREYQELWPCGFGVNQAEEWEVIDTKRRSVGQTVSRSSGGQITGGRAGYPGPDFSGFVCLDDYNKPEDMFSASRRDNANRMLVNTIRSRRGDKSKDHPTPFVSIQQRLHTEDATGFMLSGGMGVDFHHVTIPALVSEEYIDSLPEPWRAMCWFSVKDTESVVVGGVRYWSYWPVNEYVGDLMRLWESDEYTFLSQYMQRPRALTGNLIDTDWFKRYTHLPQLTHRAVYVDTNSGKVEDYNDYTVFSLVGMGVDGNLYLIDSVRGKWDPEDLLSKAIELWEKWKPFNRKKPAPLRHMGIEDKQAGQGLITTLKKRKSIPVLEIPRGAGQNKLIRCLNVVPQMKTGKVFIPALMTDDGQRIDQIYYEDGTVAAKTDWVMPALAECADFSADDSHKNDDILDTFMDAIDIELISGAGAGWGWV; encoded by the coding sequence ATGGCTAATTTGCTGGAATGGGAAGACTTAGACTTCCCGGCGCGGGTAGCCCTGAAATCCAAGTCTGAAAAATCATTCCTGAATTTCACGCGTTTGTGGTTTGAGGTACTACAGGGCGAAAGAATGATGGTCAACTGGCACCACCGGTTGATGTCCAGCAAGATTGATGAATTAATTAACGGAAAGCTACGCCCTCGCAATCTCATAGTAAATATTCCACCTGGTGGAACAAAGACAGAATTTTTCTCTGTTCATTTGCCAGCGTATATCAATACGTTGGTGCAAATTAAGCGATTACGCCGATTTCGTAATCTCAATATTTCTTTTGCCGACACTCTGGTTAAGCGTAATAGCCGACGTACGCGCGACATCATTGCCAGCCGTGAATATCAGGAATTATGGCCCTGTGGTTTTGGTGTTAATCAGGCTGAAGAATGGGAGGTTATAGATACCAAAAGGCGATCTGTCGGGCAAACCGTTTCGCGATCTAGTGGTGGGCAAATTACTGGTGGACGTGCCGGGTATCCCGGCCCTGATTTTTCAGGATTTGTGTGCCTGGACGATTACAATAAACCAGAAGATATGTTTTCGGCCTCACGGCGCGATAATGCAAACAGGATGCTGGTCAACACTATCCGGTCTCGCCGTGGCGATAAATCCAAAGACCACCCGACGCCATTCGTCAGCATTCAGCAAAGATTGCATACCGAAGACGCTACGGGATTCATGCTGTCTGGTGGTATGGGTGTCGATTTCCACCACGTCACAATCCCTGCACTAGTTAGCGAAGAATACATTGACTCTTTGCCTGAACCCTGGCGCGCGATGTGTTGGTTTTCCGTAAAAGACACCGAAAGCGTCGTTGTCGGCGGCGTTCGTTATTGGTCTTACTGGCCGGTTAACGAATATGTCGGCGATTTAATGCGCCTTTGGGAAAGCGACGAATACACGTTTCTCTCTCAGTATATGCAGCGGCCTCGCGCGCTGACGGGAAATCTGATTGATACCGATTGGTTTAAGCGCTACACGCATCTGCCGCAGCTTACGCATCGCGCTGTATATGTGGATACCAATTCCGGCAAGGTCGAGGATTACAACGATTACACTGTGTTTTCTCTGGTGGGGATGGGTGTTGACGGCAACCTCTATCTCATCGATAGCGTGCGCGGGAAATGGGATCCGGAAGACTTGCTGAGCAAAGCGATAGAACTGTGGGAAAAGTGGAAGCCATTTAACCGCAAAAAGCCTGCGCCATTAAGGCACATGGGAATTGAGGACAAGCAGGCCGGCCAAGGGCTGATTACTACACTGAAAAAGCGCAAAAGTATCCCTGTGCTGGAAATTCCCCGCGGTGCCGGCCAGAACAAACTGATCCGTTGCCTTAATGTCGTCCCTCAGATGAAAACCGGGAAGGTGTTCATTCCTGCGTTGATGACGGATGACGGACAGCGGATTGATCAGATTTATTACGAAGATGGCACGGTAGCGGCAAAAACCGACTGGGTTATGCCGGCGCTGGCCGAATGCGCCGACTTCTCAGCAGACGATAGCCACAAAAATGATGACATCCTGGATACATTTATGGATGCGATTGATATCGAATTGATCTCCGGCGCTGGCGCCGGGTGGGGATGGGTTTAA
- a CDS encoding terminase small subunit: MAKPDWGKLQQRFLSEHADTGVSPKDWCEAQGLNYATARRYIKKPYLQTAQKTARKKLRTAQKEKCAKKTIPQIKNQIDSSCPKIENSDAEWMLNPDEYGLNDMQARFVNEYLKDLNRVAAYKRAGYKCEGQQAYVAASILYRNFKVSRAIRDALDARERRTQITQDDVLKMWWEIATADANQITELRRLCCRHCWGFGFQYQWQDAVEFEEARLKALESKKREPLDNGGYGFDAQLDPNPECPRCNGMGVSRSYFHDTRDLRGAARRLYAGVKEGKFGLEVITRNQDDALKMVAQHLGMLKNRTELTGADGGPINQVNYTPEDYAKAQQALEKNLPDLD; this comes from the coding sequence ATGGCAAAACCGGACTGGGGCAAGCTTCAGCAGCGGTTCCTGTCCGAGCATGCCGATACAGGCGTATCACCGAAGGATTGGTGTGAAGCGCAGGGACTGAACTACGCTACCGCTCGTCGATACATCAAAAAACCTTATTTGCAAACTGCGCAAAAAACTGCGCGGAAGAAATTGCGCACTGCGCAAAAGGAAAAGTGCGCAAAAAAAACAATTCCTCAAATTAAAAATCAAATTGATTCCAGTTGCCCGAAAATTGAAAACTCTGACGCAGAATGGATGCTAAACCCCGATGAGTACGGGCTTAATGACATGCAGGCTCGCTTTGTGAATGAGTACCTTAAGGATCTGAACAGAGTCGCCGCGTATAAGCGTGCTGGGTATAAATGCGAAGGGCAACAGGCTTACGTTGCTGCTTCGATCCTTTATAGGAATTTTAAGGTTAGCCGGGCCATTCGTGACGCACTCGACGCGAGAGAACGCCGCACCCAAATCACACAAGATGACGTGTTGAAGATGTGGTGGGAAATTGCAACCGCCGATGCGAACCAGATTACCGAACTGCGCCGCCTTTGTTGTCGCCACTGCTGGGGATTTGGTTTTCAGTACCAGTGGCAGGACGCGGTAGAGTTTGAGGAGGCTAGGCTAAAGGCGCTGGAAAGTAAAAAACGTGAACCGCTTGATAACGGCGGCTACGGTTTTGACGCTCAACTCGATCCGAACCCAGAATGTCCGCGCTGTAATGGCATGGGCGTCAGTCGTTCCTATTTCCATGACACGCGTGATTTACGCGGCGCGGCTCGCCGATTATACGCTGGCGTCAAAGAGGGTAAGTTCGGTTTAGAGGTTATCACTCGTAATCAGGATGACGCGTTGAAGATGGTGGCCCAGCATCTGGGCATGCTAAAAAACCGCACGGAATTGACCGGCGCTGATGGTGGCCCGATAAACCAGGTGAACTACACGCCGGAAGACTACGCCAAGGCACAACAAGCGCTGGAGAAAAACCTACCTGATTTAGACTGA
- a CDS encoding DUF2514 family protein has protein sequence MSAIVTALLKKYWKPLALITLVAFLIWGFSHWRYTAGRNDANAAWQHKWDQRDIADAKALEKRQSDERHEERRRQEAINAISTNAQREIEQAQTDAVNAQSAANGLRDTIATIRRQLAASETGRISATAATGATKASTAILLADVLQRADDRAGELAAYADRARVAGLTCERAYDAITGDGNVRP, from the coding sequence ATGAGCGCAATCGTTACGGCATTACTAAAAAAATACTGGAAGCCACTGGCACTAATAACGCTGGTGGCTTTTTTGATCTGGGGATTCTCGCACTGGCGATATACCGCCGGCCGGAATGATGCCAATGCTGCGTGGCAACACAAGTGGGACCAGCGGGACATAGCAGACGCTAAAGCGCTGGAGAAACGACAATCTGATGAGCGCCATGAAGAACGGCGCCGACAGGAAGCGATCAATGCGATATCGACTAATGCGCAGCGTGAAATTGAACAGGCACAGACTGATGCTGTTAATGCTCAGTCTGCTGCTAACGGCTTGCGGGACACCATTGCCACAATCAGGCGCCAACTCGCAGCAAGTGAAACCGGCCGCATATCCGCAACTGCCGCAACAGGCGCGACAAAAGCCAGTACCGCAATATTGCTCGCCGACGTGCTCCAGCGCGCTGACGACAGAGCGGGAGAGCTGGCAGCGTACGCTGACCGGGCCAGAGTAGCGGGCCTGACGTGCGAACGGGCCTATGATGCGATAACAGGAGACGGCAATGTTCGACCGTGA
- a CDS encoding glycoside hydrolase family 19 protein codes for MTQDQFQKAANISAGLATRWFSHLIATFNEFDIDDAVARAQFIAQVGHESAGFTRVLESFNYSQPGLRATFGHRLSNEQIAMLGRQSGESTVPPNRQAAIANLVYSGRLGNKSVGDGWRYRGRGLIQITGLDNYRTCGAGLKLDLVTSPERLEEDSNAMRSAGWFWNSKRLGRYGADVERVTLVINGGRNGLADRRERFDLARRVLV; via the coding sequence ATGACACAAGATCAATTTCAGAAGGCGGCTAATATCAGCGCCGGGTTAGCTACGCGCTGGTTTTCGCATCTGATAGCGACATTCAACGAGTTCGACATTGATGATGCTGTGGCGCGGGCGCAATTTATCGCCCAAGTCGGGCATGAGTCAGCTGGATTTACTCGCGTTCTTGAGTCATTCAACTATAGCCAGCCGGGTTTACGTGCGACGTTCGGGCATCGTCTGAGTAATGAACAAATCGCAATGCTGGGGCGCCAGAGTGGTGAATCGACTGTGCCGCCGAATCGGCAGGCGGCAATAGCAAATCTGGTCTACTCCGGGCGCCTTGGGAATAAGAGCGTGGGAGACGGCTGGAGATACCGCGGGCGCGGGCTGATTCAGATCACAGGTCTGGATAATTACCGGACGTGCGGTGCTGGGCTGAAACTGGATTTAGTCACATCACCGGAACGTCTGGAGGAGGACAGCAACGCGATGCGGTCGGCGGGCTGGTTCTGGAATTCAAAACGGCTCGGGAGATATGGCGCCGACGTTGAGCGCGTGACGCTGGTTATTAACGGCGGGCGGAACGGTCTGGCCGACAGGCGTGAGCGTTTTGATTTGGCGCGGCGGGTGCTGGTATGA
- a CDS encoding phage holin, lambda family, giving the protein MKMPDKNPDLWAQFIAWFTAWFTAHKEEAGYSAAAALMALLRGAYVGQNSWSRRLLDAAMCSLVAYYINDGLAALGWDSSWASIGSVFIGFLGIDYISSILRRAIGNKTGDPQA; this is encoded by the coding sequence ATGAAAATGCCAGACAAAAACCCCGACCTGTGGGCGCAATTTATTGCGTGGTTTACCGCGTGGTTTACCGCCCACAAAGAGGAGGCTGGCTATTCAGCCGCAGCGGCGCTGATGGCTCTGCTGCGCGGCGCATATGTCGGTCAAAATAGTTGGTCTCGTCGTCTTCTTGATGCCGCCATGTGTTCGCTGGTGGCCTATTACATTAATGATGGGCTGGCGGCTCTCGGTTGGGATTCGTCATGGGCATCGATAGGGAGTGTGTTTATCGGTTTCCTCGGCATTGACTACATCAGTTCTATTCTCCGCCGCGCAATTGGCAACAAGACTGGCGACCCGCAGGCATAA
- a CDS encoding tyrosine-type recombinase/integrase, whose product MRIANHITPALIGWANPSFRKLSSWLDVYESIIRAKPFDSKTLSNKLTILRTINQLLGKIPVRNITPQNAVSVIDFYIAQHKNRTAQIAHFMLTDIFREAEYNGWVYKNPVTSVLKPEALVRREKLTLDEWRSIYNAALCVCPSYFHHAMRIALVTAQRRRDISDMTRAQVFDEHLHIQQQKTGAKIAIPITLTLEIADMQLSDVLSDCTGNNHVLYSRRISPHSLTTWFQIARDTAYGAEHWTGSPPTFHEQRSLAERLYRDQGIDTRRLLGHKYQRTTDRYNNDYGKEWRRLII is encoded by the coding sequence ATGAGAATCGCAAATCACATCACCCCGGCTTTAATCGGCTGGGCAAATCCTTCTTTCCGTAAGCTTTCCAGTTGGCTCGATGTGTACGAGTCAATAATCAGAGCTAAGCCGTTTGACTCAAAGACCCTGAGCAACAAATTGACAATTCTGCGCACTATAAACCAGTTGCTCGGGAAAATTCCGGTACGCAACATAACTCCGCAGAATGCCGTATCAGTTATCGATTTCTACATTGCACAACATAAAAATCGAACGGCACAGATAGCTCACTTTATGCTAACCGACATTTTTCGGGAAGCGGAATATAACGGCTGGGTATACAAAAACCCGGTCACGTCAGTGCTAAAACCGGAGGCTCTTGTCAGGCGAGAAAAGCTCACTCTCGACGAATGGCGAAGCATCTATAACGCCGCACTGTGTGTCTGCCCGTCCTATTTTCATCACGCCATGCGCATCGCATTAGTCACGGCGCAACGCCGGCGGGATATTTCTGATATGACTCGCGCTCAGGTGTTTGATGAGCATCTACACATCCAGCAGCAAAAAACTGGGGCGAAGATAGCAATACCGATCACCCTTACTCTCGAAATTGCGGACATGCAACTCAGTGACGTTCTCAGTGACTGCACGGGCAATAATCATGTGCTGTATTCCCGGAGGATATCTCCCCATTCGCTCACAACGTGGTTTCAGATTGCGCGTGATACTGCCTACGGCGCCGAGCACTGGACGGGCTCGCCACCAACGTTTCATGAACAACGCTCATTAGCTGAACGCCTATACCGCGATCAGGGAATAGATACGCGTCGGCTACTGGGTCACAAATACCAGCGTACAACTGATCGATATAACAACGATTATGGTAAAGAGTGGCGACGGCTGATTATCTAA
- a CDS encoding type II toxin-antitoxin system HicB family antitoxin, producing MQYPVTFDSDETGWAVLFPDIPEAMTGGDTREEALTMAQDALVTALDFYFEDRREIPTPSSTGEVFVEVPASVAAKVLLLNAVVQQGVSNADLARLIGTRPQEVTRILDLHHATKIDTIQKALSALGKRLELAAA from the coding sequence ATGCAATATCCGGTAACGTTCGATAGCGATGAAACAGGGTGGGCGGTACTATTCCCCGATATCCCTGAAGCCATGACCGGCGGCGACACCAGGGAGGAGGCGTTAACAATGGCGCAGGATGCTCTGGTTACAGCGCTGGACTTTTACTTTGAGGATCGGCGTGAAATCCCAACACCGTCATCGACTGGCGAGGTGTTCGTGGAAGTGCCGGCCAGCGTAGCCGCTAAAGTCCTGCTGCTGAACGCTGTGGTTCAGCAGGGTGTATCAAACGCTGACCTTGCGCGGTTGATCGGTACTCGGCCGCAGGAAGTAACGCGAATTCTCGATCTGCATCACGCGACGAAGATTGACACGATACAGAAAGCACTATCCGCGCTGGGTAAACGTCTGGAATTGGCCGCCGCGTAA
- a CDS encoding type II toxin-antitoxin system HicA family toxin, whose product MKQSEFRRWLAAQGAEFRDGTNHLKIFLNGRQTIMPRHPGKEIPEPLRKAILKQLGLK is encoded by the coding sequence GTGAAGCAAAGCGAGTTCAGGCGTTGGCTTGCAGCTCAAGGGGCAGAATTTAGGGATGGAACGAATCACCTTAAAATTTTCCTCAACGGCAGGCAGACGATAATGCCGAGGCATCCGGGTAAAGAGATACCGGAGCCGCTTAGGAAAGCGATTCTTAAGCAACTCGGATTGAAATAA
- a CDS encoding DUF1133 family protein, which translates to MKTVQDKSWQVLAHAPRRSYLGKYRRLKPSQNRWVRSLLNHWGSFYGGSGTEHLSGGGMWPQLMTGWSCEQQEKITTVLAGLREIGYQGDTLLIMAKKILWPKRTLGDLIGNAGDEEEAAFMERMILQSFSKDSPVYEIGRDYYTWNKSIAAMARWLNYKHAPFLTEKQCVDRVRWCIELFNSAVYFTLFDELCSEDAETSEK; encoded by the coding sequence TTGAAAACCGTTCAAGATAAGTCATGGCAAGTATTGGCGCACGCTCCGCGGCGTTCGTATCTGGGAAAATATCGCAGGTTGAAGCCATCACAGAACCGTTGGGTTCGGTCACTCCTGAATCACTGGGGATCATTTTATGGTGGTAGCGGTACAGAGCATCTTTCTGGCGGCGGAATGTGGCCGCAATTAATGACTGGCTGGAGTTGTGAGCAGCAGGAAAAAATAACGACTGTATTAGCTGGTCTACGTGAAATCGGGTATCAGGGAGATACGTTACTCATTATGGCTAAAAAAATTCTTTGGCCTAAAAGAACGCTGGGGGATCTGATTGGTAATGCTGGTGACGAAGAGGAAGCGGCATTCATGGAACGAATGATTCTCCAGTCATTTAGCAAAGACAGTCCGGTCTATGAGATTGGCCGTGATTACTACACTTGGAATAAATCTATTGCTGCTATGGCTCGCTGGCTGAACTACAAGCACGCCCCATTTCTGACAGAAAAGCAGTGTGTTGATCGAGTTCGCTGGTGCATAGAATTGTTCAATTCTGCTGTCTATTTCACTCTATTTGACGAATTATGCAGCGAGGATGCAGAAACTAGCGAAAAATAG
- a CDS encoding recombination protein NinG, producing the protein MAKLPRRKCKSCGQWFHPSRDGQIVCSYACASAYGKIQTEKARQRARQQEKKKRQEEERAERQRTRARKVALKTRNDWKREAQAAFNRYVRLRDAGKPCISCGALPVQKLGGTMDCGHFLTRGARPWLAFNLNNAACQCVRCNRDRAGAQKEFESGLIERIGPERVEALNCNNTPRKFDIEFFKRIKSIFTRKARALERRRARHQEAA; encoded by the coding sequence ATGGCTAAATTACCCCGGCGCAAATGCAAATCATGCGGTCAGTGGTTCCATCCGTCGCGGGACGGTCAGATCGTTTGCTCTTACGCCTGTGCGTCGGCGTACGGGAAGATACAGACGGAAAAGGCCCGCCAGCGCGCGCGGCAGCAGGAAAAAAAGAAACGGCAGGAAGAGGAGAGGGCTGAGCGACAGCGTACCAGGGCGCGCAAAGTGGCGTTGAAAACCCGCAACGATTGGAAGCGAGAAGCACAGGCGGCGTTTAACCGATACGTGCGCCTACGCGACGCAGGGAAACCCTGCATCAGTTGCGGCGCTCTGCCGGTGCAGAAACTCGGCGGAACGATGGACTGCGGGCACTTCCTAACCCGAGGCGCCCGGCCATGGTTGGCGTTCAACCTTAATAATGCGGCCTGCCAGTGTGTTCGCTGTAATCGCGATCGGGCTGGTGCGCAAAAGGAATTCGAGTCCGGGCTGATCGAACGGATCGGACCGGAGAGAGTTGAAGCCCTGAACTGCAACAATACCCCGAGAAAATTCGATATCGAATTTTTCAAACGCATCAAATCCATTTTCACCCGCAAGGCCCGCGCGCTTGAGCGGCGACGTGCCCGTCATCAGGAGGCCGCTTGA
- a CDS encoding recombination protein NinB: MKQQFHLASESVKQNAINFIRQLPVDQKRPLVVDIKEPGRTAEQNRKMWPLLKDLSDQVVWFGNKYDTDDWKDLITAMVAKSKKQEQRMAPGLDGGVVMFGQRTSKMSVRQMVEVIEAIYWFGTQQNVKFSEKSKLEIEWAKRWGEQHG; encoded by the coding sequence ATGAAACAGCAATTCCATCTCGCAAGCGAAAGCGTCAAGCAAAACGCCATTAATTTTATTCGCCAATTGCCAGTTGACCAAAAACGCCCACTGGTAGTGGACATTAAAGAGCCGGGACGAACGGCGGAACAAAACCGGAAGATGTGGCCGCTCCTGAAAGATCTTTCTGACCAGGTAGTTTGGTTCGGCAATAAATACGACACCGACGATTGGAAAGACCTGATCACCGCGATGGTGGCGAAGTCTAAAAAGCAAGAGCAACGCATGGCACCCGGCCTGGATGGTGGGGTTGTGATGTTCGGTCAGCGTACCAGCAAAATGAGTGTTCGCCAGATGGTGGAGGTTATTGAGGCGATTTACTGGTTCGGCACTCAGCAGAATGTGAAATTCAGCGAAAAATCCAAGCTGGAAATAGAGTGGGCGAAACGTTGGGGTGAGCAGCATGGCTAA